In Lagopus muta isolate bLagMut1 chromosome 32, bLagMut1 primary, whole genome shotgun sequence, the following proteins share a genomic window:
- the LOC125686168 gene encoding uncharacterized protein LOC125686168 — protein sequence MALCAACASRKRFPCGRRERMKEAEGPFLGAGSCVASCLPERRAARWAQGVPSSCRPVPCPAAPSSCYVERHGQQCGCHFRTFAASQPSPWSPLPRPTHSPLRALAAMSGAKRARGEACPISNRKGELGAPEAKRRRGAAFKIKRRRKEKRVRFHRAWTSAVTTSVEPMEVDPPLDEPMEVDPPPDEPMEVDPPAAQLAWHHTTVPGPASAPSHRRWSRRSAPYPLRGPRPQH from the coding sequence atggcgctgtgtgctgcgtgtgccagccgcaagagattcccgtgtggaagaagggagaggatgaaggaggccgagggcccttttctcggggccggctcctgtgtggcctcttgcttgccggagagaagggctgcccgctgggcacagggggtgccttctagctgccgtcccgtgccctgtcctgcagccccctcctcatgctatgtggaacgccatggccagcagtgcggctgccattttagaaccttcgccgcatcacagccgtcaccttggtcaccgctgccccggccaacgcactcgcctctgagagctctggcagccatgtcaggagcaaagagagcgaggggcgaagCTTGCCCAATTTCCAataggaagggagagctgggggccccagaagcgaagaggaggaggggggccgcctttaagatcaagcggaggaggaaggaaaagagagtgcgtttccatcgcgcctggaccagcgctgtgaccacctccgtggagcccatggaggtggatccacctctggatgagcccatggaggtggatccacctccggatgagcccatggaggtggatccgcctgcggcacagctggcctggcaccacaccaccgtgccaggccccgcatcggcgccgtcccaccgccgctggtccaggcgctcggctccctacccgctgcgcggcccccgcccccagcattag